Proteins from one Chroicocephalus ridibundus chromosome 16, bChrRid1.1, whole genome shotgun sequence genomic window:
- the TMEM52 gene encoding transmembrane protein 52 has translation MSNWTSLWYIWLILLTVFLLLLCGITASCIKFCCRKKRPPVETFSRHPYDLTAIAIDSDSTAHSTVTSYSSWQYPLTAPVHSIFVDMDKNTVSPPAYTLYAMELPPSYDEAVQMGKQYNEVARISQKLNDIPGEVTPGGLSPVQYSPDTINRDPATQANSGNPEDATQEEPRL, from the exons ATGTCTAATTGGACAAGTCTGTGGTATATCTG GTTAATCTTGCTGACCGTGTTCCTGCTCTTGCTCTGTGGGATCACAGCAAGCTGCATCAAATTCTGCTGCCGGAAGAAGAGGCCTCCAGTTGAGACCTTCTCTAGGCACCCTTACGATTTGACAGCTATTGCTATCGACAGTGACAGCACTGCCCACAGCACCGTCACCT CATATAGCTCATGGCAGTACCCTCTAACTGCCCCTGTTCATTCAATATTTGTGGATATGGATAAGAACACTGTGTCCCCTCCAGCTTACACTCTCTACGCAATGGAGTTGCCACCTTCTTATGATGAAGCTGTCCAAATGGGAAAACAATACAATGAAGTAGCACGGATAAGCCAGAAACTCAATGACATCCCTGGAGAGGTGACACCAGGTGGGCTGAGTCCTGTCCAGTATTCACCTGATACGATCAACAGAGATCCAGCAACACAGGCAAATTCAGGAAATCCAGAAGATGCAACACAAGAAGAGCCACGGCTCTGA